A section of the Anabaena cylindrica PCC 7122 genome encodes:
- a CDS encoding CopG family antitoxin: MKKTFPRVKTDEEIEALLEDDLSEYLHSGNFQPVTFEFQPKNKSVNVRISEEMLEAVKKISKKEGIPYQRYIRRAIERSLGAE; the protein is encoded by the coding sequence ATGAAGAAAACTTTCCCAAGAGTCAAAACGGATGAAGAAATAGAAGCACTCTTAGAAGACGATTTATCAGAGTACCTTCATTCTGGAAATTTTCAGCCTGTAACTTTTGAATTTCAGCCTAAAAACAAAAGTGTCAATGTCAGAATTTCCGAAGAAATGCTAGAAGCGGTTAAGAAGATTTCAAAAAAAGAGGGTATCCCCTATCAACGCTACATTAGACGAGCAATAGAAAGATCATTGGGTGCTGAATAA
- a CDS encoding BrnT family toxin produces MESVNSFDWDEGNSAKCWNRVSQEEIEYLFHQNDILITPDIRHSEDEDRYLAIGVSCKGRHIFVAFTFRNQQEQRLIRPISARYMHEKEVRSYEENFPKSQNG; encoded by the coding sequence ATGGAAAGTGTAAATAGCTTTGATTGGGATGAAGGTAACTCGGCAAAATGCTGGAATCGCGTTTCTCAAGAAGAAATTGAGTATTTATTTCATCAAAACGATATTCTGATTACACCAGATATCAGGCATTCTGAAGATGAAGATAGATATCTTGCTATAGGAGTTTCCTGTAAAGGAAGGCACATTTTTGTAGCCTTTACCTTTCGCAATCAGCAAGAACAAAGACTGATTAGACCAATCAGTGCTAGATATATGCACGAAAAAGAGGTACGTTCCTATGAAGAAAACTTTCCCAAGAGTCAAAACGGATGA
- a CDS encoding PIN domain-containing protein, with the protein MKQFGSQDKRKRQTTKLTEIGISENDLWIAAIALRHSLIIVSCDSDFERMRQVREFSLENWV; encoded by the coding sequence ATTAAACAATTTGGATCTCAAGACAAGCGTAAACGTCAGACTACTAAACTAACAGAAATTGGTATTAGTGAGAATGATTTATGGATAGCTGCTATAGCATTGCGTCATTCACTGATTATTGTGTCCTGTGATAGTGATTTTGAGCGTATGCGTCAGGTAAGAGAATTCTCTTTAGAAAATTGGGTCTAG
- a CDS encoding type IV pilus secretin family protein, whose protein sequence is MKQVHSNALISSVTACVVLAAQPVLAQTTQITEVQLNPADGGISVILKTSSGDKPQVFTTKRDKALVADIINTQLRLPQGKSFRQENPAPGIASVEVNQLDANSVRVTVTGSNNAPTGKPLVRQNNGLTLGFTPSTDATASAPTTPNTEISSSATPSEPGKKIEVLVPNPEVSIDGQPAKAAGPNQPYNQAPPFLPRAVAPPVGDITQSNTDTSPTVIDLGTQERVPRLVLRDAPVREVLSLLARAAGLNLAFVGSEGAGSAGTTASSSQSISLDIENEPVQDVFNYVLRLSGLEANRSGRTIFVGTKLPNSTRDIVMRSLRLNQVTVGVALNFLVSMGAESAVSRERQVTNVSAVPVGTGVAPITQTQTTTETKVETQRINYTDSTPLLRGLQALGDERTNAVTLIGSPKLVEMATTQLTQLDIRRRQAVVNVKIIDVNLSGAQDYNTSFSFGIGNNYFSIDGGAASFNFGGSRPATSTEVANSVTSTPTITNPITGTPFLSPTESTEITSVTQNTTIINQSAQTRIIQGQTVPPGGIITLAGSGLTTPQAISPASSNALSTGITDITQPTDNIITINADGTTSVSQGTTGTVTNALTSLYQFPKRLLASLQAQVTSGNAKILTDPSLIVQEGSTANVKLTQEVVGNITNTTTSGNNISTQTVTAEKTDVGLTLAVKIDRIDDNGFVSLSVAPVVKAPQSSAVINVGGNSQTIFLVSERSLNSGTIRLRDGQTLILSGIIQDQDRTSITKVPILGDIPFIGSLFRQTNRTNERREVIVLLTPQVMDDSERSAYGYNYTPSPQVRQVLERRGLQVPGRP, encoded by the coding sequence GTGAAACAGGTTCATAGTAATGCTTTAATTTCAAGTGTGACTGCTTGTGTAGTCTTAGCAGCGCAGCCAGTTTTGGCTCAGACAACTCAAATTACTGAAGTGCAACTAAATCCTGCTGATGGAGGAATTAGTGTTATTTTAAAGACTTCCTCTGGTGATAAGCCTCAGGTTTTTACCACCAAGAGGGATAAAGCCCTAGTCGCAGATATTATTAATACGCAATTGCGTTTACCTCAAGGTAAAAGTTTCCGACAAGAAAATCCAGCACCGGGAATCGCATCGGTTGAGGTTAATCAGTTAGATGCTAATAGTGTGCGGGTGACAGTAACTGGTAGTAATAATGCCCCCACTGGTAAGCCCTTAGTCCGACAAAATAACGGTTTGACTCTTGGCTTTACACCCAGCACAGACGCAACTGCATCAGCACCCACAACACCAAATACAGAAATATCATCATCAGCGACTCCATCTGAACCTGGTAAAAAGATAGAGGTGCTAGTACCTAACCCAGAAGTATCTATTGACGGACAACCTGCAAAAGCAGCCGGTCCTAATCAACCTTATAACCAAGCTCCTCCTTTCTTACCTAGAGCAGTTGCCCCACCAGTTGGAGATATTACTCAATCTAACACTGATACTTCTCCAACCGTGATTGATTTAGGCACTCAAGAACGAGTTCCGCGTCTAGTGTTGCGAGATGCACCAGTTAGAGAAGTTTTGTCACTTCTGGCTCGTGCGGCTGGTCTTAACCTAGCTTTTGTTGGTAGTGAAGGTGCAGGATCCGCAGGTACTACAGCAAGTAGTAGCCAATCTATTTCCCTAGATATAGAAAATGAACCTGTGCAAGATGTCTTTAACTACGTTCTACGCTTGAGTGGTTTAGAAGCAAACCGCAGTGGCAGAACAATTTTTGTCGGTACTAAACTGCCTAATTCCACCCGTGATATTGTGATGCGGAGTTTGCGACTAAATCAGGTAACTGTAGGAGTCGCGTTGAACTTTTTAGTGAGTATGGGTGCAGAAAGTGCTGTCAGCCGTGAAAGACAAGTTACTAATGTGAGTGCTGTGCCTGTAGGTACTGGAGTAGCACCCATTACCCAAACTCAGACGACTACAGAAACTAAAGTAGAAACTCAACGCATTAATTATACAGACTCAACGCCTTTATTGAGGGGGTTACAAGCACTAGGAGACGAGCGCACAAATGCTGTTACTTTGATTGGTTCTCCTAAACTAGTGGAGATGGCAACAACTCAATTAACTCAACTTGATATCCGCCGTCGTCAAGCAGTGGTTAATGTCAAGATTATTGATGTTAACTTATCAGGCGCTCAAGACTACAACACTAGCTTCTCTTTTGGGATTGGCAATAACTATTTTTCAATTGATGGTGGTGCAGCCAGTTTCAATTTTGGCGGTTCTAGACCAGCTACTAGTACTGAAGTTGCAAACAGTGTGACTAGTACACCAACCATCACTAATCCAATTACAGGAACGCCTTTTTTAAGCCCCACTGAGTCTACAGAAATAACTAGTGTTACACAAAACACAACCATAATTAACCAATCTGCACAAACACGAATTATACAAGGACAAACAGTTCCTCCAGGTGGCATTATCACCTTAGCTGGATCTGGTTTAACAACACCTCAGGCTATTTCGCCGGCATCGTCAAACGCATTATCAACAGGTATAACAGATATTACCCAACCGACGGATAACATTATCACTATAAACGCAGATGGAACTACAAGTGTATCTCAAGGTACTACGGGTACGGTAACAAATGCGCTCACTTCTCTATACCAGTTCCCCAAGAGACTTCTTGCTAGTTTGCAAGCTCAAGTAACAAGCGGCAATGCCAAGATTTTGACTGATCCAAGCCTGATTGTGCAAGAAGGTTCAACGGCTAACGTTAAACTAACGCAGGAAGTGGTAGGTAATATCACGAACACAACAACTAGTGGTAATAACATATCTACCCAAACGGTGACAGCAGAGAAAACAGACGTAGGTTTAACCCTTGCTGTCAAGATTGATAGAATTGATGACAATGGTTTTGTTTCTCTATCAGTAGCTCCTGTTGTTAAAGCACCTCAATCTTCTGCTGTGATCAATGTTGGGGGTAATAGCCAGACAATCTTCTTGGTATCTGAGCGATCTCTCAATTCTGGCACAATTCGTCTGCGAGATGGTCAAACGCTGATTCTTTCTGGTATTATTCAAGATCAAGACCGGACAAGTATCACCAAGGTTCCTATCTTAGGTGATATTCCCTTCATTGGTTCGCTGTTTAGACAAACAAACAGAACCAATGAACGCAGAGAGGTCATTGTTTTGCTGACACCACAGGTGATGGATGACTCTGAGCGTTCTGCTTATGGTTATAACTACACTCCTAGTCCACAGGTACGTCAAGTTCTGGAACGTCGTGGTTTGCAGGTTCCTGGTAGACCGTAG
- a CDS encoding pilus assembly protein PilO, with protein sequence MTLSDDLSFSQHANNYDDAPSSYPVAFGITFTPPIIGGVVGVMGVLAAGYMILNMVMPAWDTYQQKQAESNTLQGQVDQKRLQAKQIDNVLADLAQAKEQQIQVLALFANEKSLDTLLMDTNRLVESSNGQGAGNNVRAKLKKFVPSEEKAQIITDSSLGEKVNNKLKSSIIKVDIEGTFEQTQSIMRNIERLQPLLLVKNYNSKLVPPEAETVDGKQKIVQTGPAKLGTSFELEALMPLTAEEAAEATAEATAKAAPPKP encoded by the coding sequence ATGACACTGAGTGATGATTTAAGTTTTTCACAACACGCTAACAATTATGATGATGCCCCATCATCCTATCCCGTTGCTTTTGGTATTACTTTCACACCACCAATTATTGGTGGAGTAGTCGGAGTCATGGGGGTTCTCGCTGCTGGTTATATGATACTGAACATGGTTATGCCTGCATGGGACACCTATCAGCAGAAACAAGCAGAAAGTAACACACTCCAAGGACAAGTTGACCAAAAGAGACTTCAAGCCAAACAAATTGACAATGTATTAGCAGATTTAGCCCAAGCCAAGGAGCAACAAATCCAAGTCTTAGCGTTATTTGCTAATGAAAAAAGTTTAGACACATTGTTGATGGATACCAATCGCTTGGTCGAGTCTAGCAATGGTCAAGGCGCTGGAAATAACGTCAGAGCCAAACTTAAAAAGTTTGTACCATCTGAAGAAAAAGCACAAATAATTACTGATAGCAGTCTTGGAGAAAAAGTCAACAATAAACTCAAAAGCAGCATTATCAAAGTTGATATTGAAGGCACTTTTGAGCAAACGCAATCAATTATGCGTAATATTGAACGTTTACAGCCTTTATTGCTAGTCAAAAACTATAACTCTAAATTAGTGCCACCAGAAGCAGAAACTGTAGATGGAAAACAGAAAATAGTTCAAACTGGCCCAGCTAAACTGGGTACTTCTTTTGAATTGGAGGCATTAATGCCATTAACAGCAGAAGAAGCCGCAGAAGCAACAGCAGAAGCAACAGCAAAAGCGGCCCCACCTAAACCCTAA
- a CDS encoding PilN domain-containing protein yields the protein MYSLDINFLKDRSPVEINTEKPVRQPINLGDLMPVYLGVGVGLCFPALVFGGLLFLQAKTDELTQAIQKLDQENKELDGRIANIKKVQDETTNIKVQTQALVTVFDQIRPWSAMLQDLRDRIPANVQIENIKQTPGIIQAQDKTPSNPAGSLEITGFARSFNDVNDFVLSLGQSKFLDASNSKISTAELINAPSQTGAIQPEGQGQEKIKPIQVVKYTIKAGLSNVPASELIRELEQKGTVGLVTRLRSIQKTGAITK from the coding sequence GTGTACAGTTTAGATATTAACTTTCTTAAAGACCGATCGCCTGTTGAAATCAATACGGAAAAACCCGTCAGACAGCCAATTAATTTGGGCGATTTAATGCCCGTATATTTGGGAGTCGGTGTGGGTTTATGTTTCCCAGCTTTGGTATTTGGTGGTTTGTTGTTTTTACAAGCCAAAACAGATGAATTAACCCAGGCAATCCAAAAACTAGATCAGGAAAATAAGGAGTTAGACGGTAGAATAGCCAACATTAAGAAAGTCCAGGATGAAACTACAAATATTAAAGTGCAAACACAAGCTTTAGTGACTGTGTTTGATCAAATTCGTCCTTGGTCTGCCATGTTGCAAGATTTGCGCGATCGCATTCCCGCGAATGTGCAGATTGAAAATATCAAGCAAACTCCCGGTATTATCCAAGCACAGGATAAAACACCTAGCAATCCCGCTGGAAGCCTAGAAATTACCGGTTTTGCTCGCTCTTTTAATGATGTCAACGATTTTGTATTGAGTCTCGGACAATCTAAGTTCTTAGATGCCTCAAACAGCAAAATTAGTACAGCAGAGTTAATTAATGCACCTTCACAAACAGGTGCGATTCAACCTGAAGGTCAAGGTCAGGAGAAAATTAAACCAATTCAAGTGGTGAAGTACACCATTAAAGCTGGTCTAAGTAATGTACCAGCATCTGAATTAATTCGTGAATTAGAGCAAAAAGGCACAGTCGGACTAGTGACTAGGCTTCGTAGCATCCAAAAAACAGGAGCCATTACCAAATGA
- the pilM gene encoding type IV pilus assembly protein PilM, protein MVNVFSKLSNLLGKSNKGIGIELAPERMNIVQLRKQRQGLKLESLTTIPVPEGLISDGQINDSPRMAELIQQALAESKIKASRVATCIPGRDAIVRVIPVPAELDDKELREMVLNHEAALYLPYPREEADVDYQKLGYFVDEDGIEKVQVLLVATRKEVTNTYINTFAEAGLKIDVLEINSFALIRTIRDQLRLFGPQEAAVLVDIEFDSTEIAIIINGVPQFSRTVPIGTYQLQAALSRAMNLPTSRDMDMLMGMTIPANPMDLGRTGTTGINPGMGPMLKVLGELSDELRRSIDFYINQSEGLEVAQILLAGTGGGLQQLDEFFTQRLGFPTTQIDPIRDLSLEVEAEKYPLVQRPGLGIVLGLGMREA, encoded by the coding sequence GTGGTGAACGTTTTCAGTAAACTCAGTAATCTCCTTGGTAAATCTAATAAAGGAATTGGCATTGAGCTTGCACCAGAACGAATGAACATAGTTCAGTTACGTAAGCAGCGCCAAGGCTTAAAACTAGAATCCTTGACAACGATACCAGTACCAGAGGGGTTAATTAGCGACGGACAAATTAACGATTCGCCAAGGATGGCAGAACTAATCCAGCAGGCATTGGCTGAAAGCAAAATTAAAGCTTCCCGCGTTGCCACTTGTATCCCAGGAAGAGACGCTATTGTGCGTGTCATTCCCGTGCCGGCAGAGTTGGATGATAAAGAATTGCGGGAAATGGTGCTCAACCATGAAGCCGCATTGTATCTGCCCTATCCACGAGAGGAAGCTGATGTAGATTATCAGAAACTGGGGTACTTTGTAGATGAGGATGGAATTGAAAAAGTACAGGTACTTTTGGTAGCAACTCGCAAGGAAGTGACAAATACCTATATTAATACTTTTGCTGAAGCAGGATTAAAGATTGATGTTTTAGAAATTAACAGCTTTGCTCTCATTCGGACTATTCGTGATCAGTTGAGGCTATTCGGTCCCCAAGAAGCAGCAGTATTAGTTGATATTGAGTTTGATAGCACTGAAATTGCCATCATTATCAATGGCGTACCGCAATTTTCGCGTACCGTACCTATAGGTACATATCAATTGCAAGCGGCTTTATCAAGGGCAATGAATTTACCCACATCACGAGATATGGATATGTTGATGGGTATGACTATTCCCGCTAATCCTATGGATTTGGGCAGAACTGGGACTACAGGTATTAATCCTGGTATGGGTCCGATGTTGAAAGTATTGGGAGAATTATCGGATGAATTGCGCCGATCTATAGATTTTTATATCAATCAGAGTGAAGGTTTAGAAGTAGCGCAAATTCTCCTAGCGGGTACAGGAGGAGGACTCCAACAGCTAGATGAGTTTTTTACTCAACGATTAGGTTTTCCAACTACCCAAATAGATCCAATCAGAGATTTGTCTTTGGAAGTAGAAGCCGAAAAATATCCATTGGTACAACGCCCTGGTTTAGGGATAGTACTTGGTTTAGGAATGCGGGAGGCATAA
- a CDS encoding ABC transporter substrate-binding protein, with translation MIQSRKFKQLTVWALLGLLTSWVVSCSTGNFSSSTKPVASEAATIEFWTMQLQPQFTDYFQNLISSFESQNPSIKVKWVDVPWSAMENKILTAVSAKTPPDVVNLNPDFASQLAGRNAWLDLDAKVSSEVRSSYLPNIWQASTLNGKSFGIPWYLTTRLTIYNTDLLKQAGINKAPATYAELGQAAQQIKDKTGKYAFFATFVPQDSGEVLESFVQMGVTLVNAEGKAGFNTPQGKAAFQYWVDLYKKGLLPKESLTQGHRHAVDLYQSGETALLASGPEFLKTISNNAPKIAQASAIAPQITGDTGKKNVAVMNIVIPRATKNPDAAVKFALFVTNDENQLEFAKAANVLPSTVKALGDSYFKDAPANASTVEKGRFLSAQQMAKAEVLTPKIKDFKFLQKTIYENLQAAMLGEKTVDQAVEDAAQQWDNR, from the coding sequence ATGATTCAATCACGAAAATTCAAACAACTGACTGTTTGGGCGCTGCTGGGCTTACTTACCAGTTGGGTTGTAAGTTGCAGCACAGGTAACTTTAGCTCAAGTACAAAACCAGTTGCTTCAGAAGCAGCAACCATTGAGTTTTGGACGATGCAACTCCAACCACAATTTACAGACTACTTTCAAAACCTAATTTCGAGCTTTGAATCGCAAAACCCTAGTATCAAAGTAAAATGGGTGGATGTACCTTGGTCGGCGATGGAGAACAAGATTTTAACAGCTGTCTCCGCAAAAACGCCACCTGATGTTGTCAACCTTAATCCAGATTTTGCTTCCCAACTTGCAGGACGAAATGCCTGGTTAGATTTGGATGCCAAAGTGTCAAGTGAAGTTCGTTCCTCCTATTTGCCTAATATTTGGCAAGCTAGTACCCTCAATGGCAAGAGTTTTGGGATTCCTTGGTATCTCACCACAAGGTTAACTATTTATAACACTGATTTATTAAAACAAGCAGGTATCAACAAAGCTCCGGCAACTTATGCAGAATTAGGGCAAGCGGCGCAACAAATTAAAGATAAAACGGGTAAATACGCATTTTTTGCAACTTTTGTACCCCAAGATTCTGGTGAAGTGTTGGAATCATTTGTCCAAATGGGAGTCACTTTAGTAAATGCTGAGGGTAAAGCAGGTTTTAATACCCCACAAGGAAAAGCTGCTTTTCAATATTGGGTAGATTTATATAAAAAAGGATTACTACCTAAAGAGTCATTGACACAAGGACATCGTCATGCTGTTGATTTATACCAATCTGGAGAAACAGCACTGTTAGCTTCTGGACCTGAGTTTCTGAAGACGATATCTAATAATGCACCAAAAATTGCTCAAGCTTCTGCGATCGCACCACAAATTACAGGAGATACAGGCAAAAAAAATGTAGCTGTTATGAATATAGTTATTCCCCGCGCTACAAAAAATCCAGATGCAGCGGTTAAATTTGCCTTGTTTGTGACTAATGATGAAAATCAACTAGAATTTGCTAAAGCTGCTAATGTCTTACCATCAACGGTTAAAGCACTGGGTGACAGTTATTTTAAGGATGCTCCTGCTAATGCTTCAACTGTAGAAAAGGGGCGTTTTCTCAGCGCTCAACAGATGGCAAAAGCTGAGGTGTTAACTCCGAAAATAAAAGATTTTAAATTTTTGCAAAAAACTATTTACGAAAATTTACAAGCGGCGATGTTAGGGGAAAAAACAGTGGATCAAGCTGTAGAAGATGCGGCGCAACAGTGGGATAATCGGTAA
- a CDS encoding bifunctional folylpolyglutamate synthase/dihydrofolate synthase gives MNIDFLLQPFQHFGVNLGLSRIVKLLDNLGNPHHQVPIIHIAGTNGKGSVCAYLSSVLTEAGYRTGRYTSPHLVDWTERICINEQPIDTDDFCQLILEVKAAIDSEEESPTHFEVITAAAWLYFARQKVDIAVIEVGLGGRLDATNVCSQPLVTIITSISREHWQQLGPTVADIAREKAGIIKPGCPVVVAPLPPDAEKVVRTLAIELQCPVITPQPGFPLATDWAEYQKIQTPELIKYPLPLKGQIQLTNSALALAALEILQQKGWQISETAIVNGMGKTKWPGRMQWITWKNDHQNYQLLIDGAHNPAAAEVLRNYVDTFDVKNITWVMGMLATKDHADIFQELLKRGDKLYLVPVPDSNSANLDNLTNLAHEICPELSYCSTYPDVFSALDAAFTSTDNLVVLCGSLYLIGHFLGNS, from the coding sequence GTGAATATAGATTTCTTACTCCAACCCTTTCAACACTTTGGTGTCAATCTGGGACTTTCGCGCATTGTCAAGTTATTAGACAATCTCGGTAATCCTCATCACCAAGTCCCTATAATTCATATTGCTGGCACTAATGGTAAAGGTTCTGTTTGTGCCTATCTTTCCTCTGTACTTACTGAAGCTGGTTATCGGACAGGACGCTACACTTCACCCCATTTAGTAGATTGGACTGAACGCATTTGTATAAATGAACAGCCAATTGATACAGATGATTTTTGTCAATTAATTCTAGAAGTCAAAGCTGCTATTGACTCTGAAGAAGAATCACCAACTCATTTTGAAGTAATTACCGCAGCCGCTTGGTTATATTTTGCACGACAAAAAGTTGATATAGCTGTGATAGAAGTGGGACTAGGAGGGCGTTTGGATGCAACTAACGTCTGTTCTCAGCCTTTGGTGACAATAATTACTTCTATCAGTAGGGAACACTGGCAGCAATTAGGCCCCACTGTTGCTGATATTGCCAGAGAAAAAGCAGGTATCATTAAACCTGGATGTCCTGTAGTGGTTGCTCCATTGCCACCAGATGCTGAAAAAGTGGTGCGAACGCTCGCCATAGAGTTACAATGCCCTGTAATCACGCCTCAACCTGGATTTCCCCTAGCTACAGATTGGGCAGAATATCAAAAAATTCAAACTCCAGAACTAATAAAATATCCCTTACCCCTAAAAGGACAAATTCAATTAACTAATTCAGCTTTGGCTTTAGCCGCTTTGGAAATTTTGCAACAAAAAGGGTGGCAAATTTCGGAAACAGCCATAGTCAACGGAATGGGAAAAACTAAATGGCCAGGCCGAATGCAATGGATAACCTGGAAAAACGATCATCAAAATTATCAACTATTAATTGATGGCGCACATAACCCAGCCGCAGCAGAGGTTTTACGCAATTATGTAGATACTTTTGATGTCAAAAACATAACCTGGGTTATGGGAATGTTAGCGACTAAAGATCATGCTGATATTTTCCAAGAACTACTCAAAAGAGGAGATAAATTATATTTAGTGCCAGTCCCAGATAGTAATTCAGCAAATCTTGACAACTTAACAAATTTAGCTCATGAAATTTGCCCAGAATTAAGTTATTGCAGCACCTATCCAGATGTATTCTCGGCGCTAGATGCTGCTTTTACCTCTACAGATAACTTAGTAGTTCTATGCGGTTCCCTCTATCTCATCGGTCATTTTCTAGGTAATTCATAA
- a CDS encoding photosystem II protein Y: MDMDMRVVIVLAPIAIAAGWAVFNIGAAALRQVQNFLNKEA, translated from the coding sequence ATGGACATGGATATGCGTGTAGTAATCGTTTTAGCACCAATCGCTATTGCTGCTGGTTGGGCAGTGTTTAACATCGGTGCAGCAGCTTTAAGACAAGTACAAAACTTCTTGAACAAAGAAGCATAA
- a CDS encoding gamma carbonic anhydrase family protein yields the protein MSTVSYWTSPDFSQAAFIATNAVVVGSVNIAAGVSIWYGAVVRGDVERIEIGECTNIQDGAILHGDPGCPTILEDHVTVGHRAVVHSAHIERGSLIGIGAIILGGVRVGTGSIIGAGAVVTKDIPPFSLVVGIPAKVARQLTETEAADLIEHAEKYHKLALVHAGKGTDIGFR from the coding sequence GTGTCTACTGTTTCCTACTGGACATCTCCCGATTTTTCTCAAGCTGCCTTTATCGCAACCAACGCCGTTGTTGTCGGCTCAGTCAACATCGCAGCAGGGGTAAGCATTTGGTATGGAGCAGTGGTTAGGGGGGATGTAGAACGCATTGAAATTGGCGAATGCACAAACATTCAGGATGGAGCCATCCTACATGGTGATCCTGGTTGTCCGACAATCTTAGAAGATCATGTTACCGTAGGACATCGTGCTGTGGTACATTCTGCCCACATTGAACGTGGGAGCTTAATTGGCATTGGTGCAATAATTTTAGGTGGAGTCAGAGTTGGTACAGGTAGCATCATTGGTGCTGGTGCAGTAGTCACCAAAGATATACCTCCCTTTTCTCTAGTAGTAGGCATTCCAGCTAAAGTAGCGCGTCAACTCACAGAAACCGAAGCCGCAGACCTCATCGAACACGCCGAAAAATACCACAAATTAGCCCTAGTACACGCCGGTAAAGGCACAGATATTGGTTTTAGATAG
- a CDS encoding TIGR02652 family protein: MMNPGLQYPIFGPEIQCPHCRQSIPALTLTDTYLCTRHGAFEANPKTGELVHLQSGRHWRRWDGEWYRQHTHPDGIRFEIHEALDKLYTQGYRATRVIIAQRYQELMSGYLERSSPWRSGQPEATPARLYGLPVEFGPDPAKEPCWEVINFDLDKEPGVPVRYPYFRLFE, encoded by the coding sequence ATGATGAATCCAGGCTTGCAGTACCCGATATTTGGCCCTGAAATACAGTGTCCTCACTGTCGCCAGTCTATTCCCGCGCTGACGCTAACTGATACCTATCTGTGTACGCGTCATGGTGCGTTCGAAGCGAATCCAAAAACAGGCGAGTTGGTTCATCTCCAATCTGGTCGTCATTGGCGTAGGTGGGATGGTGAATGGTATCGACAACACACTCATCCTGATGGGATTCGCTTTGAAATTCACGAAGCGTTAGATAAGCTATATACTCAAGGATATAGAGCTACAAGGGTGATTATTGCCCAACGCTATCAGGAGCTAATGAGTGGATATTTGGAACGCAGTAGTCCTTGGCGTTCTGGACAACCAGAAGCTACTCCGGCTCGTTTGTATGGCTTACCAGTAGAGTTTGGCCCCGATCCTGCTAAGGAACCTTGCTGGGAAGTGATTAATTTTGATTTAGATAAGGAGCCTGGTGTGCCTGTGCGTTATCCTTATTTTAGACTGTTTGAGTAG
- a CDS encoding VOC family protein: MHHASIRTANIHLAIAFYEQLGFTVGDRFTTGYTLACWLEGLDSRIELIQIPQPKPAPDAFADEHYVGYYHLSFDLTEIAPDLHSWLESLKLRIAMVSELQPLQILLEPTQQQIGDRILEVAFIADADGLPLEFIRFLDKLG; this comes from the coding sequence ATGCATCATGCTTCTATTCGGACTGCGAATATTCATTTAGCGATCGCTTTTTATGAGCAGTTAGGATTTACAGTTGGCGATCGCTTCACTACAGGTTATACTCTAGCTTGTTGGCTGGAAGGATTGGATAGCCGTATTGAATTAATCCAAATTCCCCAGCCTAAACCAGCCCCTGATGCTTTTGCAGATGAGCATTATGTGGGCTATTATCATCTTTCCTTTGATCTAACTGAGATTGCACCAGATTTACACAGTTGGTTGGAAAGTTTAAAATTACGAATAGCTATGGTAAGTGAGTTGCAACCCCTGCAAATCCTGTTAGAACCAACTCAACAGCAAATAGGCGATCGCATTTTAGAAGTCGCTTTCATCGCTGATGCTGATGGCTTACCTTTAGAGTTTATTCGGTTTTTGGACAAACTTGGTTAG